The Mangifera indica cultivar Alphonso chromosome 8, CATAS_Mindica_2.1, whole genome shotgun sequence genome has a window encoding:
- the LOC123222497 gene encoding ATP-dependent helicase BRM-like, with the protein MQSGGGGGGGPSRNLAGRAASTSSAASPSSSSSAVSTPHLGLDSVQQQQHQQQQQQRQSLQQQLLRKSEGNDAILAYQVGGLPGVMGGGGGNFASSAGSMQLSQQSRKFFDFSQQHGSSQEGQNRSQGVEQQVLNPVHQAYLQYALQAHQKSSSVVQSQQQAKMGMLDPASGKDQDLRMGNLKMQELISLQSANQIQASSSKNSPEQFGRGEKQMDQGQQPASDQRNEPKLQSQNSIGGQLMTANMMRPIQAAQAQQNIQNVASNQFAMAAQLQAWALQRNIDLSQPANANLMAQLIPLMQSRMAAQQKANESNMGSLSSSVPVSKQQAASSPAGSESSPQSNSVSDVSAQSGSAKARQTVSPSPLRSTPNAGVANSHALQQFAVHNRDNQVPPRQPIGIGNGMPPMHPPQSTTNMSQGVDQSLPVKNSGAPETSQMQYLRQLNRSSSQSATPSSDGGPVNVSAQGGLAPQMPQQRFGFTKHQLHVLKAQILAFRRLKKGEGTLPQELLRAIVPPPFELQQQQQQFLPAPVNNQERSSGKMVDDQSRHLESNGKDSQAAPSINGQNYMKVESYAGDDKAIMSSVHVQGMPAVIKEPAPVVATGKEDPQNPVKSDQEVDRGLQKAPVRSEFTADRGKSVPPQAAGSDAMQIKKPIQATTAPQPKDAGSARKYHGPLFDFPYFTRKHDSVGSSTVVNCNNNLTLAYDVKDLLFDEGVEVLHKKRSENLKKISGILAVNLERKRIRPDLVLRMQIEEKKLRLLDLQARLRDEVDQQQQEIMAMPDRPYRKFVRLCERQRIELMRQVQTSQKAMREKQLKSISQWRKKLLEAHWAIRDARTARNRGVAKYHERMLREFSKRKDDDRNKRMEALKNNDVERYREMLLEQQTSIPGDAAERYAVLSSFLTQTEEYLYKLGSKITAAKNQQEVEEAANTAAAAARLQGLSEEEVRAAAACAREEVMIRNRFLEMNAPRDSSSVNKYYSLAHAVNERVVRQPSMLRAGTLRDYQIVGLQWMLSLYNNKLNGILADEMGLGKTVQVMALIAYLMEFKGNYGPHLIIVPNAVLVNWKSELHTWLPSVSCIYYVGGKDQRSKLFSQEVCALKFNVLVTTYEFIMYDRSKLSKIDWKYIIIDEAQRMKDRESVLARDLDRYRCQRRLLLTGTPLQNDLKELWSLLNLLLPEVFDNRKAFHDWFSQPFQKEGPTHNAEDDWLETEKKVIIIHRLHQILEPFMLRRRVEDVEGSLPPKVSIVLRCKMSPIQSAIYDWIKSTGTLRVDPEDEKLRVQKNPLYQAKVYKTLNNRCMELRKTCNHPLLNYPYFNDFSKDFLVKSCGKLWVLDRILIKLHRTGHRVLLFSTMTKLLDIVEEYLQWRQLLYRRIDGTTSLEDRESAIVDFNSHNSDCFIFLLSIRAAGRGLNLQSADTVIIYDPDPNPKNEEQAVARAHRIGQTREVKVIYMEAVVDKISSHQKEDEFRSGGMVDLEDDFAGKDRYMGSIEGLIRNNIQQYKIDMADEVINAGRFDQRTTHEERRMTLETLLHDEERYQETVHDVPSLQEVNRMIARSEDEVELFDQMDEELDWIEDMTRYDQVPKWLRTSTKEVNAAIANLSKKPSKNILFGGNIGVEPSEIGPERKRGPKGKKYPNYKELDDENEEYSEASSDERNRYSVHEEEGEIGEFEDDEDSGAAEAPPINKDQSEEDGPVCEGGYEYRRPSENKRNNHILEEAGSSGSSSDSRRLTQIVSPVSSQKFGSLSALEARPGSLSKKMADELEEGEIAVSGDSHVDHQLSGSWTHDRDEGEDEQQVLQPKIKRKRSIRVRPRHTVERQEEKPCNEVPSLQRGDSSLLPFQMDHKYQVQLRTDTETKTHGELNSFKHDQSESSSKSRRNLPSKKMANALKLRASPKSGRSNTLSGPADAADHGREGWDGKVMNTGGSSNFGAKMSDVIQRRCKNVISKCQRRIDKEGHQIVPLLTDLWKRIENAGYMSGGGNNLFDLRKIDQRVDRVEYNGVMELVSDVQLMLKGAMQYYGLSHEVRSEARKVHDLFFDILKIAFPDTDFQEARNALTFSGPTPPSISSPAPRQAAAGQGKRHKRINEMEPGPSPAQKPLQRGPVPVNEENTRIRVHIPQKDSRLGSGSSSSREQFQQDDSPHPGELVICKKKRKDREKSAVKPRTGSAVPISPPSLGRNVKGPGSIPKDNIRQTQQSTQQGWANQPGQSSNGSGGNVGWANPVKRLRTDAGKRRPSQL; encoded by the exons atGCAATCTGGTGGGGGTGGAGGTGGTGGGCCCAGCCGGAATCTGGCGGGCCGGGCGGCATCGACATCATCTGCGGCATCGCCGTCTTCGTCATCTTCAGCTGTTTCGACTCCCCATCTGGGTTTGGATTCGGTGCAACAGCAGCAGCACCAGCAGCAACAACAGCAGAGGCAG TCACTCCAACAACAATTACTTCGAAAATCAGAAGGGAATGATGCCATTTTAGCATATCAAGTTGGTGGTCTCCCGGGAGTGATGGGAGGGGGAGGAGGGAACTTTGCTTCATCAGCAGGCTCCATGCAACTGTCTCAACAGTCTAGgaaattctttgatttttccCAACAGCATGGTTCATCTCAGGAAGGCCAGAATAGAAGTCAAGGTGTTGAGCAACAGGTGCTAAATCCTGTTCATCAAGCTTATCTCCAGTATGCTTTACAGGCCCATCAAAAGTCGTCTTCAGTTGTGCAATCTCAGCAGCAAGCTAAAATGGGTATGTTGGATCCTGCATCTGGGAAGGATCAAGATCTGCGGATGGGAAATTTGAAAATGCAGGAACTGATTTCCTTGCAGTCAGCCAATCAGATTCAGGCATCATCATCTAAAAATTCACCGGAACAGTTTGGCCGGGGTGAAAAGCAGATGGACCAAGGACAGCAACCAGCCTCTGACCAGAGGAATGAGCCAAAACTTCAAAGTCAGAATAGTATTGGTGGGCAATTAATGACTGCCAATATGATGAGGCCTATACAGGCAGCTCAGGCTCAGcaaaatattcaaaatgtgGCTAGCAACCAGTTTGCAATGGCTGCCCAGTTGCAGGCATGGGCACTTCAGCGCAATATTGATCTGTCACAACCTGCAAATGCCAACTTGATGGCTCAGCTCATTCCTCTGATGCAGTCTAGGATGGCTGCTCAACAAAAAGCAAATGAAAGCAATATGGGTTCGCTGTCATCGTCTGTCCCTGTTTCAAAGCAACAGGCTGCTTCTTCACCTGCTGGTAGTGAGAGTTCTCCTCAGTCTAATTCAGTGAGTGATGTATCTGCGCAATCTGGATCTGCAAAGGCAAGGCAGACAGTCTCCCCAAGCCCTCTTCGTTCAACTCCCAATGCTGGTGTTGCTAACAGTCATGCGTTACAACAGTTTGCTGTTCATAATAGAGATAACCAAGTGCCTCCCAGACAGCCAATTGGCATTGGAAATGGAATGCCTCCTATGCATCCTCCACAGTCAACTACAAACATGAGCCAGGGTGTGGATCAGTCTTTGCCTGTAAAAAATTCAGGTGCTCCAGAAACTTCTCAAATGCAGTACCTCAGGCAGTTAAATCGTTCCTCTTCACAATCTGCAACTCCTTCCAGTGATGGAGGTCCAGTTAATGTCTCAGCACAGGGTGGGCTGGCTCCCCAGATGCCGCAGCAGCGGTTTGGGTTCACGAAACATCAACTTCATGTTCTTAAGGCTCAAATTCTGGCATTTAGGCGGCTGAAG AAAGGAGAAGGTACCCTTCCCCAAGAGCTTCTTCGGGCCATTGTTCCACCACCCTTTGAgttgcagcagcagcagcagcaattTCTTCCTGCTCCAGTAAATAACCAGGAAAGATCTTCTGGAAAGATGGTAGATGATCAATCAAGACATTTGGAGTCTAATGGAAAGGATTCACAGGCTGCTCCATCAATTAATGGACAAAATTACATGAAAGTGGAATCTTATGCAGGAGATGATAAAGCAATTATGTCATCAGTTCATGTGCAAGGTATGCCTGCTGTGATCAAGGAGCCTGCACCAGTGGTAGCTACTGGGAAAGAAGACCCGCAAAACCCTGTTAAGTCAGACCAGGAAGTTGATCGTGGTCTTCAGAAAGCTCCTGTAAGAAGTGAATTTACTGCAGATAGAGGAAAGTCTGTTCCACCGCAGGCAGCAGGGTCTGATGCAATGCAAATTAAGAAGCCCATACAAGCGACCACTGCCCCCCAGCCAAAAGATGCTGGCTCTGCCAGAAAATATCATGGTCCACTATTTGATTTTCCCTATTTCACAAGGAAACATGATTCAGTCGGTTCAAGTACAGTGGTTAActgtaataataatttaacattgGCTTATGATGTCAAAGATCTTCTTTTTGATGAAGGAGTGGAAGTCCTGCATAAGAAAAGATCAGAGAATTTAAAGAAGATCAGTGGTATTCTGGCAGTAAACTTGGAGAGGAAAAGGATTAGGCCTGATCTTGTTCTGCGGATGCAGATTGAAGAGAAAAAGCTTCGACTCTTAGACCTACAGGCGCGCTTAAGGGATGAAGTCGACCAACAACAGCAGGAGATAATGGCAATGCCTGATAGACCATACCGTAAATTTGTTCGGTTGTGTGAACGTCAACGCATTGAGCTGATGAGACAAGTACAAACCTCTCAGAAAGCCATGAGAGAGAAGCAATTAAAATCCATCTCTCAGTGGCGTAAGAAACTTCTTGAGGCTCACTGGGCTATCCGTGATGCACGGACTGCCCGTAACCGGGGAGTTGCAAAGTACCATGAGAGAATGTTGAGGGAATTCTCTAAGCGAAAGGATGATGACCGGAACAAAAGGATGGAAGCCTTGAAGAATAACGATGTTGAAAGGTATAGGGAGATGTTACTGGAGCAGCAGACTAGTATACCAGGTGATGCTGCAGAGAGATATGCCGTTCTCTCATCATTCTTGACTCAGACAGAAGAGTATCTTTACAAACTGGGAAGTAAAATAACTGCTGCCAAGAATCAGCAGGAAGTGGAAGAGGCAGCAAATACCGCTGCAGCTGCTGCAAGATTGCAG GGTCTTTCTGAAGAAGAAGTTAGGGCAGCAGCAGCTTGTGCTCGTGAAGAAGTGATGATCAGAAATCGATTTCTGGAAATGAATGCACCCAGGGATAGTTCATCCGTTAACAA GTATTATAGTCTTGCACATGCTGTGAATGAAAGGGTTGTGAGGCAACCCTCAATGTTACGAGCTGGAACTTTACGAGATTATCAGATT GTTGGGTTGCAGTGGATGCTTTCTTTGTATAACAACAAATTGAATGGAATATTGGCGGATGAGATGGGCCTTGGAAAGACTGTGCAG GTTATGGCATTGATTGCTTATTTGATGGAATTTAAAGGGAACTATGGCCCGCATCTTATAATAGTCCCTAATGCTGTATTGGTAAATTGGAAG AGTGAGCTTCATACTTGGCTGCCATCAGTCTCATGCATTTACTATGTTGGTGGAAAGGATCAGCgttcaaaattattttctcag GAGGTCTGTGCCCTGAAATTTAATGTACTTGTGACAACTTATGAGTTCATCATGTATGATCGctcaaaactttcaaaaattgattGGAAGTATATCATAATTGATGAAGCACAGCGAATGAAAGACAGAGAATCGGTTTTGGCCCGTGATCTGGATAGATACCGCTGCCAGCGGCGCTTACTTCTTACAGGGACACCTTTACAG AATGATTTGAAGGAACTTTGGTCACTTTTAAATCTACTTCTTCCAGAAGTGTTTGATAACCGGAAAGCATTTCATGATTGGTTCTCACAACCATTTCAAAAAGAAGGTCCTACCCACAATGCAGAGGATGACTGGCTTGAGACTGAGAAGAAGGTCATTATCATCCATCGACTTCATCAAATTTTAGAGCCTTTTATGCTCAGACGTCGTGTTGAGGATGTGGAAGGTTCacttccacccaag GTATCCATTGTTTTAAGATGTAAAATGTCACCTATTCAGAGTGCTATTTATGATTGGATTAAATCAACTGGAACTCTTCGAGTTGATCCTGAAGATGAGAAGCTCAGGGTTCAAAAAAACCCACTGTACCAGGCTAAGGTGTATAAAACTCTAAATAATAGATGCATGGAGCTTCGGAAAACTTGCAATCATCCCCTTCTTAATTACCCATATTTTAATGACTTCTCCAAAGATTTTCTTGTGAAATCTTGTGGGAAGCTGTGGGTCCTTGATAGGATCCTTATAAAACTTCACAGAACAGGGCATCGAGTACTGCTCTTTAGCACCATGACAAAACTCCTTGATATCGTGGAGGAATATCTGCAGTGGAGGCAACTTTTGTACAGACGAATTGATGGAACTACTAGTTTAGAAGACCGTGAATCAGCTATTGTGGACTTTAATAGCCATAATTCTGACTGCTTTATATTCTTGCTTAGTATTCGTGCTGCTGGACGAGGTCTTAATCTTCAGTCTGCTGACACTGTCATCATATATGATCCTGATCCAAACCCTAAAAACGAGGAACAGGCAGTTGCTAGAGCCCACCGCATTGGACAGACAAGAGAAGTTAAGGTCATTTATATGGAAGCAGTTGTCGACAAAATTTCCAGTCATCAGAAAGAGGATGAATTCAGAAGTGGAGGTATGGTTGATTTAGAAGATGACTTTGCAGGTAAGGATCGATATATGGGATCTATTGAAGGCCTCATAAGGAACAACATCCAGCAGTATAAGATTGACATGGCTGATGAAGTTATCAATGCTGGGCGTTTTGACCAGAGAACAACCCATGAAGAGAGACGCATGACTTTGGAGACATTATTGCATGATGAGGAGAGGTATCAAGAAACTGTTCATGATGTTCCATCACTGCAGGAGGTAAATAGAATGATTGCAAGGAGTGAAGATGAAGTAGAACTGTTTGATCAGATGGATGAAGAGCTGGATTGGATAGAGGATATGACTAGGTATGACCAGGTACCAAAGTGGCTTCGAACCAGTACTAAAGAAGTGAATGCTGCTATTGCTAATTTATCAAAGAAACcatccaaaaatatattatttggagGCAATATTGGTGTGGAACCTAGTGAAATTGGACCAGAGAGAAAAAGAGGgcctaagggaaaaaaatatccAAACTACAAGGAACTggatgatgaaaatgaagaatacTCTGAAGCTAGTTCTGATGAGAGGAATAGATATTCTGTGCATGAAGAAGAGGGAGAAATTGGAGAgtttgaagatgatgaagacaGTGGTGCTGCTGAGGCACCACCTATCAATAAAGACCAATCAGAAGAAGATGGTCCAGTTTGCGAGGGTGGGTATGAGTATCGCCGGCCTTCAGAgaacaaaagaaataatcatATACTTGAAGAAGCTGGTTCATCTGGGTCATCCTCTGACAGTCGTAGATTGACACAGATTGTATCTCCGGTTTCTTCTCAAAAGTTTGGGTCTCTGTCTGCATTAGAAGCTCGGCCAGGCTCTCTCTCTAAAAAGATG GCAGATGAACTTGAGGAAGGGGAGATTGCAGTATCTGGAGATTCTCACGTGGATCACCAGCTATCTGGAAGTTGGACTCATGATCGTGATGAAGGTGAAGATGAGCAGCAGGTCTTGCAACCCAAGATAAAACGAAAGCGTAGTATTCGAGTTCGGCCTCGTCACACTGTTGAAAGGCAGGAAGAGAAGCCTTGCAATGAGGTACCTTCTCTCCAACGTGGAGATTCATCCCTCTTGCCATTCCAGATGGACCATAAATATCAAGTACAGTTAAGGACTGATACTGAAACGAAAACGCATGGTGAACTCAATTCTTTCAAGCATGATCAAAGCGAGTCATCTTCAAAAAGTAGGCGGAACCTGCCTTCAAAGAAAATGGCTAATGCCCTGAAATTGCGTGCTTCACCAAAATCTGGCCGATCGAATACTCTATCTGGTCCTGCAGATGCTGCTGATCATGGCAGAGAAGGTTGGGATGGCAAAGTTATGAACACTGGTGGATCTTCGAATTTTGGTGCTAAGATGTCTGATGTCATCCAGAGAAGG TGCAAAAATGTAATTAGTAAGTGCCAAAGGAGAATTGACAAGGAAGGACATCAAATTGTTCCTCTGCTAACAGATTTGTGGAAAAGGATTGAAAATGCTGGATACATGAGTGGAGGTGGAAACAATCTTTTCGATCTACGGAAGATTGATCAGCGAGTTGACAGAGTAGAGTATAATGGGGTGATGGAGCTGGTGTCTGATGTGCAGCTTATGTTGAAGGGTGCAATGCAGTATTATGGCTTATCACACGAG GTTAGATCTGAAGCAAGGAAGGTACACGAtctattttttgatatattgaagATTGCATTTCCAGATACAGATTTCCAAGAAGCAAGAAATGCACTCACTTTCTCTGGTCCAACACCTCCCTCTATCTCTTCTCCAGCCCCAAGACAGGCGGCTGCTGGCCAGGGCAAGAGACACAAGAGGATAAATGAGATGGAACCTGGTCCTAGCCCTGCCCAGAAGCCACTACAACGAGGCCCTGTTCCTGTCAATGAAGAAAACACTAGGATTAGAGTGCACATCCCTCAGAAGGATTCTAGGCTTGGAAGTGGAAGCAGCAGTAGCAGGGAGCAATTCCAGCAGGATGATTCTCCACATCCTGGCGAGCTGGTTATCTgcaagaagaaaaggaaagacaGGGAAAAGTCTGCGGTGAAGCCAAGGACTGGTTCAGCTGTCCCCATCTCACCTCCAAGCTTAGGTCGTAACGTGAAAGGTCCTGGTTCAATCCCTAAGGATAATATTCGACAGACCCAACAATCTACCCAACAAGGGTGGGCCAATCAGCCTGGTCAATCATCAAATGGCAGTGGTGGCAATGTTGGTTGGGCTAATCCTGTGAAGAGATTGAGGACTGATGCTGGTAAACGGAGGCCTAGCCAGTTATGA